In a genomic window of Glycine max cultivar Williams 82 chromosome 13, Glycine_max_v4.0, whole genome shotgun sequence:
- the LOC106795448 gene encoding receptor-like protein kinase FERONIA has protein sequence MRFNSITSVTTLFLFLSLFTHLHAYTPVDNFTISCGTTGKSYDGERTWTGDTGSTFLSHQDGTVSANATTQSPSTNQVPYTAARLSRSRFSYSFPVSPGPKFLRLFFYPAEYASFPSSNASFTDQSNQFTLLHVFNASLKAENTKTIFREYVVNVDGDSERLNLTFTPSQPNSYAFINGIEVLSMPSNLYYTSANDNGLKLVGTDTLFPIRTNTALETEYRIKVGGQGISPRNDTGLFRNWAGQDEDYLIKQKNPQNSAITGNTNGKMNITVNPDYVAPKELYRTARVMGTNTSMNKSLKLTWEFPVDSGFHYMIRFHFCQLDPNITNIGDRVFSLYIGSEFLDVMRWSQKQKGVAVYKDYAILIPKSDTQKQVNLSLQMMNPYESAKDKENNDPFLNGLEIFKISEFNNLAGPNLQNNNMLVQEGKNSSRTLKIVVAGVVSGVVVFFIFLWGSCKFGPLLPSQDDDMLNYSQRWPFNLLCQRFSLMDIKAATNNFNNESLVGVGGFGHVYMGYIDGISIPVAIKRLKPGSKQGSEEFLTEIKMLSQIRHRHLVPLIGYCNNNKEMILVYDFMTRGNLRDHLYNTDKSPLSWKQRLQICIGAAHGLYYLHKCAGKYMIIHGDVKTTNILLDDDWVAKVSDFGLSRFGPTDSSHAYGSTTAVRGSFGYIDPEYYKRHHLTDKSDVYAFGVVLFEVLCARPPLIRNEDPKQESLAKWVRYCYQSGTMDQIVDPTLKGRIAPECFRRFCHIGVSCLSEVGTQRPSMKDVVFMLESTLQVQESAENVKRGN, from the coding sequence ATGAGGTTCAACAGTATCACCTCCGTAACAACACTCTTCCTCTTTCTCAGCCTCTTTACACACCTCCATGCGTACACTCCCGTGGACAACTTTACCATAAGCTGCGGCACTACCGGAAAATCTTACGACGGGGAAAGGACATGGACGGGGGACACAGGTTCAACGTTCTTATCTCATCAAGACGGCACCGTTTCCGCTAATGCAACAACACAATCTCCTTCTACCAATCAAGTGCCCTACACCGCCGCACGCTTGTCCCGTTCCCGTTTCAGCTACTCCTTCCCAGTCTCCCCTGGCCCCAAATTCCTCCGCCTCTTCTTCTACCCTGCTGAGTACGCTTCCTTTCCTAGCTCCAATGCATCCTTCACCGATCAATCCAACCAATTCACCCTTCTCCACGTTTTCAATGCCTCTCTAAAAGCGGAAAACACTAAAACCATCTTCAGAGAATATGTCGTCAATGTGGACGGCGACAGTGAGAGGTTGAACCTCACCTTCACTCCGTCACAACCAAACTCCTACGCTTTCATCAACGGAATCGAGGTACTCTCCATGCCAAGCAATCTGTATTACACCTCAGCAAATGACAACGGTTTGAAGCTCGTGGGAACTGACACACTGTTCCCCATAAGAACCAACACTGCACTGGAGACAGAGTATAGAATCAAAGTGGGAGGGCAAGGAATCTCGCCACGAAACGACACTGGTTTGTTCAGGAACTGGGCTGGTCAAGATGaagattatttaattaaacaaaaaaatccacAGAATAGTGCTATAACAGGAAACACCAATGGTAAGATGAACATAACGGTAAATCCAGATTATGTGGCACCCAAGGAACTGTACAGAACAGCTCGTGTCATGGGCACAAACACGTCTATGAACAAAAGCCTCAAGTTGACTTGGGAGTTCCCTGTTGACTCTGGCTTCCACTACATGATCAGGTTCCACTTTTGCCAACTTGACCCCAATATTACTAACATCGGTGACAGGGTGTTCTCACTTTACATAGGGAGCGAGTTTcttgatgttatgagatggagCCAAAAACAGAAAGGTGTCGCTGTGTACAAAGACTACGCCATTTTAATCCCCAAGAGTGATACTCAGAAACAGGTTAATCTCTCGCTCCAAATGATGAATCCTTATGAAAGTGCCAAGGATAAAGAAAACAATGACCCGTTTCTGAATGGTCTGGAGATCTTCAAAATCAGCGAGTTTAACAACCTTGCTGGACCTAACCTGCAGAACAACAACATGCTCGTCCAAGAAGGAAAGAACAGCAGCAGAACACTTAAAATTGTTGTAGCAGGGGTGGTATCTGGCGTTgttgttttcttcatctttttgtGGGGGAGTTGCAAGTTCGGTCCTCTCTTGCCCTCGCAGGATGACGACATGCTGAATTACAGCCAGAGGTGGCCGTTCAATCTCCTCTGCCAGCGCTTTTCCCTCATGGATATCAAAGCCGCCACCAACAACTTCAATAACGAATCCCTCGTCGGTGTTGGAGGATTCGGCCACGTGTACATGGGCTACATTGACGGCATTTCCATCCCGGTGGCTATCAAGCGTCTCAAGCCGGGTTCGAAGCAGGGGTCCGAAGAGTTCCTGACCGAGATCAAGATGCTCTCGCAGATCCGCCACCGCCATCTCGTTCCTCTCATCGGCTACTGCAACAACAACAAGGAGATGATCTTGGTCTATGATTTCATGACACGTGGCAATCTCCGTGACCATCTCTACAACACCGACAAATCCCCTTTATCGTGGAAGCAACGTTTGCAGATTTGTATTGGCGCCGCCCATGGGTTGTATTATCTTCACAAATGTGCCGGGAAATACATGATCATCCATGGTGATGTGAAAACCACCAACATCTTGTTGGATGATGACTGGGTGGCCAAGGTTTCGGACTTTGGGCTTTCCAGATTTGGGCCCACGGACTCATCCCATGCCTATGGCAGCACCACCGCTGTAAGAGGCAGCTTTGGGTATATAGACCCAGAGTATTATAAGCGGCATCATTTGACGGACAAGTCTGACGTGTACGCTTTCGGGGTAGTGTTGTTTGAGGTACTGTGCGCTCGTCCGCCTCTTATACGCAATGAAGATCCCAAACAGGAGTCGCTTGCTAAGTGGGTTAGGTACTGTTACCAAAGTGGGACCATGGACCAGATTGTGGACCCCACGTTGAAGGGGAGGATCGCGCCTGAATGCTTCCGGAGGTTTTGCCATATTGGGGTGAGTTGTTTGTCAGAGGTTGGGACGCAGAGGCCGTCGATGAAAGATGTTGTTTTCATGTTGGAGTCTACTCTGCAGGTGCAAGAGAGCGCGGAGAATGTAAAAAGAGgaaattag
- the LOC100305387 gene encoding FERONIA receptor-like kinase precursor, whose amino-acid sequence MRLLSIITTSLTLFFLLLFLSIHLQAYTPEDNFTISCGTTGIVFDGQRTWTGDEDTKYLSGGQGSTVLTQAATQDPSVNQVPYTTARLSPSQFNYSFPVSAGPKFVRLFFYPADYPSFPRTHASFSVQSNGFTFLKGFNASLNADAEATKTIFREYVVNVNDGEILILSFSPSQPNSYAFINGIEVLPMPSDLYYTSATNSTGFMFLGSTTLYSVETRFALQAEYRIKMGGQEISPLNDTGLFRKWAGDEKDYLIKQNPENNDLPADTDGKMNITVNPDYVAPKELYRTARNMGTNATLNKISNLTWEFPVDSGFTYVLRLHFCELDPNINKDGDRVFFIYIASQLAENHADVMQWSHNQKGLALQRNYAVLIPIDNTQKKVNLSLQMHPYATNDKTTYSDAFLNGLEIFKISEAGSNNLAGPNPDPVQTPHNNIPAPKGDRSSKTAAATYPVQSPHNNIPVLTGKISSESRGTIIGVVVGVVSGVVLILLVVFFVFLSATSRCAGLLFSMTKSTKTHNSSLPLDLCRRFSLLEILDATQNFDDVLIVGVGGFGQVYKGYIDDGSTPVAIKRLKPGSQQGAHEFLNEIEMLSQLRHRHLVSLIGYSNDNKEMILVYDFMTRGNLRDHLYNTDNPTLPWKQRLQICIGAARGLHYLHTGAKHMIIHRDVKTTNILLDDKWVAKVSDFGLSRIGPTGTSKSHVSTNVKGSFGYLDPEYYKRYRLTEKSDVYSFGVVLFEILCARPPLIRNAEMEQVSLANWARRCYQNGTMAQIVDPSLKGTIAPECFEKFCEIGMSCLLEDGMHRPSINDIVWLLELALQLQEDAEQRENADIVTDESNEIKRGN is encoded by the coding sequence ATGAGGCTCCTTAGCATCATCACCACCTCCTTAACACtattcttccttcttctctttctctccataCACCTACAAGCGTACACCCCAGAAGACAACTTCACCATCAGTTGTGGCACCACCGGGATAGTCTTCGACGGCCAAAGGACATGGACGGGGGACGAAGACACAAAGTACTTATCTGGTGGTCAAGGCAGCACCGTTTTAACCCAAGCAGCAACACAAGATCCTTCTGTCAATCAAGTTCCCTACACCACAGCACGGTTATCCCCTTCTCAGTTCAATTACTCCTTCCCCGTTTCTGCGGGCCCCAAATTCGTTCGCCTCTTCTTCTACCCGGCTGATTACCCTTCCTTTCCCCGCACTCATGCCTCTTTCTCCGTTCAATCTAACGGATTCACCTTCTTAAAAGGTTTCAACGCCTCTCTAAATGCTGACGCGGAAGCCACCAAAACCATCTTCAGGGAATATGTGGTCAACGTCAACGATGGTGAGATTCTCATCCTCAGTTTCTCTCCCTCGCAACCAAACTCCTACGCTTTCATCAATGGAATCGAGGTACTTCCAATGCCAAGTGATTTGTATTACACGTCAGCAACTAACTCAACAGGATTCATGTTCTTGGGAAGTACCACGCTATACAGCGTAGAAACCAGATTTGCGCTGCAGGCAGAGTATAGAATCAAAATGGGAGGGCAAGAAATATCACCACTAAACGACACCGGTTTGTTCAGGAAATGGGCCGGTGACGAAAAAGATTATTTAATCAAACAAAATCCAGAGAATAATGATCTTCCAGCTGACACGGATGGTAAGATGAACATAACCGTGAATCCTGATTACGTGGCACCCAAGGAACTCTACAGAACAGCGCGTAACATGGGCACAAACGCCACTCTGAACAAAATCAGCAACCTGACTTGGGAGTTCCCGGTTGATTCTGGCTTCACTTACGTTCTCAGGCTCCACTTTTGCGAGCTTGACCCCAATATTAATAAAGATGGTGACAGGGTGTTCTTCATTTACATAGCGAGCCAGTTGGCTGAGAACCACGCTGATGTTATGCAATGGAGCCACAATCAGAAAGGTCTCGCACTGCAGAGAAACTATGCCGTTTTAATTCCGATCGATAATACTCAGAAAAAAGTTAATCTCTCGCTTCAGATGCATCCTTATGCAACTAATGATAAAACGACATACAGCGACGCGTTCTTGAACGGTCTCGAGATCTTCAAAATCAGTGAGGCTGGGTCAAACAACCTTGCCGGACCTAACCCGGACCCGGTTCAGACTCCACACAACAACATACCCGCCCCAAAGGGAGACCGCAGCAGCAAAACCGCAGCAGCAACATACCCGGTTCAGAGTCCACACAACAACATACCAGTCCTAACAGGAAAGATCAGCAGCGAGAGCAGAGGGACAATAATTGGCGTGGTCGTGGGGGTGGTATCCGGCGTCGTTTTGATCTTGCTCGTCGTTTTCTTCGTCTTTTTGTCTGCGACTTCCAGGTGTGCTGGACTCTTGTTCTCAATGACCAAGTCAACAAAGACGCATAATTCCTCCCTACCGTTGGATCTCTGCCGCCGCTTCTCCCTTCTGGAGATCTTAGATGCCACACAAAACTTCGACGACGTCCTCATTGTAGGTGTCGGGGGATTTGGCCAGGTGTACAAGGGCTACATCGATGACGGTTCCACCCCTGTCGCCATCAAGCGCCTTAAACCGGGTTCACAACAGGGGGCTCACGAGTTTCtgaatgaaattgagatgctcTCACAACTCCGCCATCGCCACCTCGTCTCTCTCATTGGCTACTCCAACGATAATAAGGAAATGATCCTGGTCTATGATTTCATGACACGTGGTAACCTCCGTGACCATCTCTACAACACCGATAACCCAACTCTACCGTGGAAGCAACGGTTGCAGATTTGCATCGGTGCCGCGCGTGGGCTGCATTATCTTCACACAGGCGCCAAGCACATGATCATCCACCGCGACGTTAAAACGACAAACATCTTATTGGATGATAAATGGGTGGCCAAGGTTTCAGACTTCGGGCTTTCCAGAATTGGGCCCACGGGCACGTCCAAGTCGCATGTCAGCACCAATGTGAAGGGAAGCTTTGGATATTTAGACCCAGAGTATTATAAACGTTACCGTTTGACAGAGAAGTCTGATGTGTACTCTTTTGGAGTAGTACTGTTTGAGATACTATGCGCTCGACCGCCTCTGATCCGTAATGCAGAGATGGAACAGGTGTCGCTTGCCAATTGGGCCAGGCGCTGTTATCAAAATGGGACCATGGCACAGATTGTGGACCCCTCGTTGAAGGGGACTATCGCGCCCGAGTGCTTCGAGAAGTTTTGTGAGATTGGGATGAGTTGTTTGTTAGAAGATGGGATGCACAGGCCGTCGATAAACGATATCGTTTGGCTGCTTGAGCTTGCGCTGCAGCTGCAAGAGGATGCGGAACAGCGTGAAAATGCTGATATTGTTACAGATGAAAGCAATGAAATAAAAAGAGGAAATTAG
- the LOC100499640 gene encoding FERONIA receptor-like kinase: MPSDLYYTSATDSTGFKFLGSTTLYSVETRFALQAEYRIKMGGQEISPLNDTGLFRKWAGDEEDYLIKQNPQNNDLSSNTDGKMNITVNPDYVAPKELYRTARNMGTNATLNKISNLTWEFPVDSGFTYVLRLHFCELDPNINKDGDRVFFIYIASQLAENHADVMQWSHNQKGLAVQRNYAVLIPKDNTQKKVNLSLRMDPYATNDKTTYSDAFLNGLEIFKISEAGSNNLAGPNPDPVQTPHNNIPAPKGNRSSKSGTSIIGIVAGVVSGVVLISLIILFLIVFFRRKTITTPKDYNKSKSSATSKWGPLSFTTTKSTTTTKSSLPSDLCRHFSLPEIKSATNNFDDVFIVGVGGFGHVYKGYIDNGSTPVAIKRLKPGSQQGAHEFMNEIEMLSQLRHLHLVSLIGYCNENNEMILVYDFMARGTLRDHLYNTDNPPLTWKQRLQICIGAARGLHYLHTGAKHTIIHRDVKTTNILLDDKWVAKVSDFGLSRIGPTGNAKAHVSTVVKGSIGYLDPEYYKRQRLTEKSDVYSFGVVLFELLCARPPLIRTAEKKQVSLADWARHCCQNGTIGQIVDPTLKGRMAPECLRKFCEVAVSCLLDDGTLRPSMNDVVWMLEFALQLQESAEQRENTNIVDNEINERREEEASDDLFSTGTSVGQVSDFNKSSGVVSVSTDSEELSSSYKESDKLMSGTVFSEIVDPKPR; encoded by the exons ATGCCAAGTGATTTGTATTACACGTCAGCAACTGACTCAACAGGATTCAAGTTCTTGGGAAGTACCACGCTGTACAGCGTAGAAACCAGATTTGCGCTGCAGGCGGAGTATAGAATCAAAATGGGAGGGCAAGAAATATCACCACTAAACGACACCGGTTTGTTCAGGAAATGGGCCGGTGACGAAGAAGATTATTTAATCAAACAAAATCCACAGAATaatgatctttcaagcaacaCGGATGGTAAGATGAACATAACCGTGAATCCTGATTACGTGGCACCCAAGGAACTCTACAGAACAGCGCGTAACATGGGCACAAACGCCACTCTGAACAAAATCAGCAACCTGACTTGGGAGTTCCCGGTTGATTCTGGCTTCACTTACGTTCTCAGGCTCCACTTTTGCGAGCTTGACCCCAATATTAATAAAGATGGTGACAGGGTGTTCTTCATTTACATAGCGAGCCAGTTGGCTGAGAACCACGCTGATGTTATGCAATGGAGCCACAATCAGAAAGGTCTCGCTGTGCAGAGAAACTATGCCGTTTTAATTCCGAAGGACAATACTCAGAAAAAGGTTAATCTCTCGCTTCGGATGGATCCTTATGCAACTAATGATAAAACGACATACAGCGACGCGTTCTTGAACGGTCTCGAGATCTTCAAAATCAGTGAGGCTGGGTCAAACAACCTTGCCGGACCTAACCCGGACCCGGTTCAGACTCCACACAACAACATACCCGCCCCAAAGGGAAACCGCAGCAGCAAAAGCGGAACGTCGATAATCGGCATCGTGGCAGGTGTGGTATCCGGCGTCGTTTTGATCTCACTCATCATCCTTTTCCTCATCGTCTTCTTCCGACGCAAGACAATCACTACGCCCAAGGACTACAACAAGTCCAAGTCCTCCGCGACCTCCAAGTGGGGCCCACTCTCCTTCACAACGACCAAGTCAACCACCACCACGAAGTCCTCCCTCCCCTCCGATCTATGCCGCCACTTCTCCCTCCCGGAGATCAAGTCCGCCACCAACAACTTCGACGACGTCTTCATCGTCGGCGTCGGCGGATTCGGCCACGTGTACAAAGGCTACATCGACAACGGCTCCACCCCCGTCGCCATCAAGCGCCTCAAGCCGGGTTCACAGCAAGGCGCGCACGAGTTCATGAACGAGATCGAGATGCTATCGCAGCTCCGCCACCTCCACCTCGTATCTCTCAtag GTTATTGCAACGAGAACAACGAGATGATCCTCGTCTACGACTTCATGGCGCGTGGAACGCTACGCGATCATCTATACAACACCGACAACCCCCCTTTGACGTGGAAGCAGCGCTTGCAGATCTGCATCGGCGCCGCGCGTGGACTGCATTACCTCCACACCGGCGCGAAGCACACGATCATCCACCGCGACGTGAAAACTACCAACATTTTGTTGGATGATAAGTGGGTGGCCAAGGTTTCGGACTTCGGGCTTTCGAGAATCGGGCCCACGGGCAACGCCAAGGCCCACGTCAGCACCGTTGTGAAAGGCAGCATTGGGTATTTGGACCCGGAGTATTATAAACGACAGCGTTTAACTGAGAAATCTGACGTGTATTCCTTTGGAGTGGTGCTGTTTGAGTTACTCTGCGCTCGTCCGCCTCTGATCAGAACTGCGGAGAAGAAACAGGTGTCGCTTGCTGATTGGGCGAGGCACTGCTGCCAAAATGGGACCATAGGCCAGATTGTGGACCCCACTTTAAAGGGGAGGATGGCGCCAGAGTGTTTGAGGAAATTCTGCGAGGTTGCGGTGAGTTGTTTGTTGGACGACGGAACGCTGAGGCCGTCGATGAACGACGTCGTTTGGATGCTGGAGTTTGCGTTGCAGTTGCAGGAGAGTGCTGAGCAGCGTGAAAATACTAATATTGTTGATAATGAAATTAATGAGAGAAGAGAGGAGGAGGCTAGTGATGATTTGTTTAGTACTGGAACCAGTGTGGGCCAGGTTTCGGATTTTAACAAGAGTAGCGGTGTGGTGAGTGTGAGTACTGATAGCGAAGAGCTTAGTAGTAGCTACAAAGAGAGTGATAAGTTGATGTCTGGGACTGTTTTCTCTGAGATTGTGGATCCAAAGCCACGTTGA